The genomic stretch GCTTGTCAGCAAGcttccatttccattttcattttaaaggccCAGTAGTGTTTGCTTATTGAAGGAAACTTAGAAAATTcaacaaagtagaaaaaaagcTCACCCGCAGTCCATTCACCCAAACAGCCATTGATTATAATAAGATAAAATGAGGAGTCAGGAGGACATACGTGCACATGGATGAAACCTCCAAAATGCAGACAGTTTCTTGAAGGCTTGTGGGAAAGAGTCCTCAACCAGGTGGCCCTACATTCACTTTTGCACAGGGACCACACACCCATTATGGCCCAAGCACTGATCTGGATTCTATAGGAAAAAGtctcccatgttttcttctggaCCTTGTGGTCAGAAGAACATTTTTTATGTCTTGAGGTCAGGGGTTGGGGAGAGAAGGCATCTCTAAGTAAGATACAAAATCCAGaagcaataaaggaaaaaagtgacAGACCTACTTAAAGATTAAAAACTTCTCATATCTGAAATTCCCTAGACTAAGTTAAAGGTGgtagactaggagaaaatatttgcaatatacaTGAAGATTTTATGTTCAGAGCATATAAAGAGCtcctaaaactcaataaaaagacaaatacaatagAAACATGGGCAAAGGATATGACTAGAAAATTCTCAGACTTTGATACACGTGGGAAAAGAGAAATGCACTCTAAAAAAGCAGTGATTACACTTTCTTCCCTTGGCTTCCAGAACACTATATGAGCTTGAATTTCCTCCCACCACTTCAGTTGTTCCTCCTGAGTTTCTGTTAGTCCTTTATTGAGCCCTTAACCTTGGAGAACCCAGGGTACTCTCTTtggtcctcttttcttctttgtctccaCCCATTTCCTTGAAGCCTCATCCAGCACCAGATTCTCAGCCTGTCTCCCTGCACCACAGCCTTCCTCTTGCCTACTCCTCATGCtactctaaaaaaattttttgaaaacacTGCAATTCATTCACTGTTTTAAGAATCTGTCATTTGTATGTGTTTGGTACAGGAAGAGGTTTCAGGGATTCGTGTGTATGTATGCTTATGTACATATATGACATTATTTCTGTAGGTgcaaatgcatatatttatggCTAAATGCATGGAACACCCCAGAAAGTGACATAATGAGATGTCATTAGTGTTTATTTATGGATTGTGGGATTATCATCAAATAGATTTCAAACTATAGTATTGCttataaacataatctaaatGTGCAACAATAGGCTACATCGATTGGGGTTCAACCATAATTGGAACAATATACAACCATTAAAAAGTATGTTGGTAACACTTTATCAATAAGGCAAAATTCTCATCGTTTGATGCCAGATAAAACAGCAGGAGATGCCAATACATAGTCTATACCGTCTGATGTCAGTTTTatgcaataaattaaaaaaggaaaaacactgcATGCGCCTagagaaaagactggaaggaaatgtaTCAAAAATTACCTGCGCATCTCTCCAGGTGTTGAGGTGAAAGGTGATATTTAGTttcctgtatttttcagcttCCGCAAAAACCGTGGGTTATTTTAccttaataaaaaagacaaaacacagtTGTTATTCTTTATTAGCAGCAATCGCTGCCCACGCGGCGCAGAGGCCGGGCACAGAGCCCTGCCCACACGGTTGCCAGCGGTCCCCGGACGCCCCAGCGCTGGCCGGTCCAGCAGGCCGAAGCGCCCCCGCGCGGTCGGTCGGGGCCggcggggaaggggtgggagcGGACGGCTGGGAGGCGGCGCCGGGCGTCCCCGCGCTTCCCGCGAGATCCCGCTCCGCCCGCTCCGCCCCGCTCGCCGCGCTCCCTGCTCCCCGCGCCGCGGCACTTCCTGCCTACAGCGCCCGCGCCGCCCGCCCTCGCCCGCGCCCGCCGCCTACCGCCCGCCGCCCGGCGCCGCGCCCGCCGGCGTCCCCGAAGGTGCCCCCGGCCCGGCCGGGTcgccgccccgcccgccgccccgcGAGCCGCTTTGTCTCGGGCGGGGCGCGCGGGAGAGGCCGCCAGGTGCCCCCCGCCGCGGGCCGGGGCCCCCCGCCCcggggcggcggcggtggcgccGGGCCCCGGGGCGGGGGGCGCGCCGGGATGGGCCCCAAGCGGCGGCAGCTGACGTTCCGGGAGAAGTCGCGGATCATCCAGGAGGTTGAGGAGAACCCGGACCTGCGCAAGGGCGAGATCGCGCGGCGCTTCAACATCCCGCCGTCCACGCTGAGCACCATCCTGAAGAACAAGCGCGCCATCCTGGCGTCGGAGCGCAAGTACGGTGTGGCCTCCACCTGCCGCAAGACCAACAAGCTGTCCCCTTACGACAAGCTCGAGGGGCTGCTCATCGCCTGGTTCCAGCAGATCCGCGCCGCTGGCCTGCCGGTCAAGGGCATCATCCTCAAGGAGAAGGCGCTGCGTATAGCCGAGGAGCTGGGCATGGACGACTTCACTGCCTCCAACGGCTGGCTGGACCGCTTCCGCCGGCGCCACGGTGTGGTGTCCTGCAGCGGTGTGGCCCGCGCCCGATCGCGCAGCGCTGCCCCCCGGTCCCCAGCggcgcccgccagcccgcccgcCGTACCCTCGGAGGGCAGCGGTGGGGGTACGACGGGCTGGCGCTCTCGGGAGGAGCAGCCGCCGTCGGTGGCCGAGGGCTACGCCTCCCAGGACGTGTTCAGCGCCACTGAGACCAGTCTATGGTACGACTTCTTGCCCGACCAGGCCGCGGGGCTGTGCGGCAGCGATGGACGGGCACGCAGGGCCACCCAGCGCCTGAGTGTCCTGCTGTGCGCTAACGCCGACGGCAGCGAGAAGCTGCCCCCACTGGTGGCCGGCAAGTCGGCCAAGCCTCGTGCAGGCCAAGCCGGCCTGCCCTGCGACTACACTGCCAACTCTAAGGGTGGTGTCACCACTCAGGCTCTGGCCAAGTACCTGAAGGCCCTGGACACCCGCATGGCTGCAGAATCTCGCCGAGTCCTGCTGTTGGCTGGCCGCCTAGCTGCCCAATCCCTGGATACCTCGGGCCTGCGGCATGTGCAGCTGGCCTTCTTCCCTCCAGGCACCGTGCAGCCGCTGGAGCGGGGAGTGGTCCAACAGGTGAAGGGCCACTACCGCCAGGCTATGCTGCTCAAGGCCATGGCCGCGCTAGAGGGCCAGGATCGCTCAGGCCTGCAGCTGGGCCTCATGGAGGCCCTGCACTTCGTGGCTGCAGCCTGGCAGGCAGTGGAACCTTCGGACATAGCTACCTGCTTTCGTGAGGCTGGCTTCGGGGGTGGC from Vicugna pacos chromosome 19, VicPac4, whole genome shotgun sequence encodes the following:
- the CENPB gene encoding major centromere autoantigen B, with the protein product MGPKRRQLTFREKSRIIQEVEENPDLRKGEIARRFNIPPSTLSTILKNKRAILASERKYGVASTCRKTNKLSPYDKLEGLLIAWFQQIRAAGLPVKGIILKEKALRIAEELGMDDFTASNGWLDRFRRRHGVVSCSGVARARSRSAAPRSPAAPASPPAVPSEGSGGGTTGWRSREEQPPSVAEGYASQDVFSATETSLWYDFLPDQAAGLCGSDGRARRATQRLSVLLCANADGSEKLPPLVAGKSAKPRAGQAGLPCDYTANSKGGVTTQALAKYLKALDTRMAAESRRVLLLAGRLAAQSLDTSGLRHVQLAFFPPGTVQPLERGVVQQVKGHYRQAMLLKAMAALEGQDRSGLQLGLMEALHFVAAAWQAVEPSDIATCFREAGFGGGPNATITTALKSEGEEEEEEEEEEEEEEEEGEGEEEEEEEEDGEEEEEGGEGEELGEEEEVEEEGDVDDSDEEEEEEGDESSSEGLEAEDWAQGVVEAGGSFGGYGAQEEAQCPTLHFLEGEEDSESDSEEEEEDDEEEDEDDEDDEEDGDEVPVPSFGEAMAYFAMVKRYLTSFPIDDRVQSHILHLEHDLVHVTRKNHARQAGVRGLGHQS